The genomic DNA CCCGAAGCATGGTTGCGAAATTCACAAAGATATACCCCTTGCCATGTACCCAGATTAAAATGACCATTGGTGATGGGGATGGTTACTGAACTGCCCAACAGCGAGGCTTTGATGTGAGCAGGCATATCATCCGATCCTTCGGAGTGAAGAAGTACTGGTCTTGGCCCATAATCTGTCACATCCTCCCAGTCTGGTTTTTGCGCAAGGTGTTGCCGGCTATTTTCATTTATTCCGCGAAGCAGGCGTCGAGCAGATGCGGCGAGGTCTCGCCGCTTACGAGTTGTTAGGGACTGAGGATAGTTGGTCGATGATGCTTGCCCAAAAGGTTGAAGGCGGAAGGCTTGTTCCTTCGGCAGGCTCAAGACAGGCTCTGAGCGAAGTCGAAGAGATGAGGGATGAAAGGGTCGTGCCGGAGACAGATTTGCTGAATGCTAAAACCTGCTTTCAGCGCGCTGTAGAGGTGGCCCGTCGCCAGCAGGCAAAATTGTGGGAGCTGCGGGCAGTGATGAGCCTGTGTCGATTATTGAAGCGTCAAGACAGGCAAGAGAAAGCCCGAACTCTGCTAACAGAAATCTACGGCTGGTTCACCGAAGGATTGGATACACCTGGTCTGCAAGAGGCTAAGGCGTTATTGGAGGAATTGTAGGTTATCTCTGGGCTTGACATCCCCCTCGCCATAAATTAGAATTACTCTACCCTGGATAAAGGAATCCGAAAATGACCTGCCCACCTCTAGATAATTACATCTTGACCGATCATGCGTTGACTGAAATAAAACAACGTGGTCTATCAGGGGGAGATGTAGAGCAGGTGCTAAAAGTTCCGGGTCAAAGTGAATTTGTACGCCCAGGACGGTGTGTATACCAGAATAAAGTTACGACTGACCAGGCCAAAGTTTACTTGCTGCGGGTATTTGTTGATGTGGACCGTGACCCACCTGAGGTTGTGACTGCTTACCGTACCAGCAAAGTTGAAAAATGTTGGAGATAAACGATGCGTGTAATTTACGATACCCATACCGATACGCTGACAATTATTCTGCGTGATGAGCCAATTGCAGACAGTGATGAACAGACAGCAGGTGTTATTTTTGATTATGATGCGGTTGGAAATGTGGTAGCAATGGAGCTTTTGGATGCCTCGCAGCGGATTGCCCAACCCAATCAAATGATATACGAATTGGTTGGCGGTCAGTTAGCCCCTGCATAGGATAGTAGTTCTTGGCATTGTGCCAAGTCGTTAGGTGAAGCTACTGGATTGATATGCCATGCAAGCCTGGTTACATGTCTAGACTTCACCAGAAGACCAATATGCCTATTTAGATTCCGTTGCTTTGAATTTACACAACTTCTATGCAGAACTGGAAAAACTATTTGACTTGATTGCCAGACATGTGGATCAAAACCTGCCCAATAGTGAAAACTGGCATCGCGATTTGCTCCAGCAGGTGGCTGAAGACCTACCCAGTTTGCGACCTGCTGTTATCAGCCAGGAAAGCGCAAACATTGTTGATGAATTCCGGCGCTTCAGATATTTGGTTCGAAATGTGTACACGACCGAACTGGTTCCCGAGAAAATGGCGGGACTAATGGAGTTTCTGCCTGAATTATGGCCGGGACTGAGCGCCGAATTATTGGCGTTTGCCGACTATCTGGATGCGTTAAACGTATCATTGCCGGATTAAGAGCCGAACTATGGCTAAATGGCATGGAAATTAAGACGCTGATTTTGTATCAGTGTCTTATTATTTGGGAGGCTACCTTTGGCTAAACGAAAGCGAAAAAAGCAGCGGATATCCCCATTCCGCGGGGGATGGTTATGGCAAAACCAACCGACAGCCAAGTTGGAAACGGCCTTTGCCCAAGCTGATACCTTAATCAATACCGGCCGTGCTCAAGAGGCGATTGCCTTGTTGGAACCATATCTCTCTTCCCATTCCAAGGTCGCCGAACTGCATTATTATATCGGTTATGCTCGCGTAAAGGCCGGTGATGTTTGGGGTGGATTAGATGGATACGAGCGGGCCTTTGATTTGAGTGATGATCCTGGTTATTGGTTGCCTCTCTCATCACTTTACCTTCAAGTGGAAATGAATGCCCATGCCCTGCACGCTTTCCGTCAGGTGCTCAAACATCAGCTCGACACTCCTGAAAAGGAGAACCTTCCCCACATCATTGCCTCGCTGGAGCAGGATATTGCGGCAGTAGCCCGGCAGTTGGATATCTCGGTAGAGCAGGTAGAGCAAGGGCTGCGCTATTTGGAGGATGGGCAGCAATACTTGAATAGTGGTGACTATCAAGGATGTATCGCAGCTAATCAAAAATCTATCAAAAAGCTAAAAAACTGGCCTCCTCCTCATAACAATTTATCGCTGGCATTGTTTTTTGACGGTCAGCCCCAGGAAGCCCTGGCCGTTACTCAACGGGTCCTGGCAAGTCATCCCGATAATCTACAAGCCTTGAGCAATGTTATTCGTTTTTTGGCCTGGACCGGCCAGGAAGATGAAACGCAAGACCTATGGGAGCGATTGCGTCTTGTTGAACCGCAAGGGGATACCGAAATTTTGAAAAAAGCTGAGGCTGCCGCCATTATGGCGCAAGATGAAACGGTGTACACGTTGTTGAAGCCCCTGGAAAAATCCGGTACGCGATTGGGTGAGATGCCGGAGACTTCCGAACGCATTCAATTTTTTCTGGCCATTGCCGAGGCTAACACACAGCGCGATTCGTCAGCCAAGCGACGGATGAAAAAACTCAAAAAAAATTCACCGTGGATCAAAGAAATGTTGTCTGCTTTACAGGCCGGTTGGCCTGGTCCGGGATTTGCCCGGCGTTTTCCCTATTTCCATAGTCTCGAAATAATGCCTAAAGCCGGGTTGGAAGAATTTATCGCCTTGAGCCAACGCGAAGAAAAAATGTCGCCCTCAAAATTCCGCAGCCAAATGGACGATTTTGCGACCCGTTTTCCGCAAATTGTCTTGATGGCCGAAAAATTCATCTGGGAAGAGGATCAACCGGATGGCGGTATCAGTATGCTGGCCACCATTGGTACCCCTGCCGCCTATGCCGCCTTGCGCCGGTATGGCTTGAGTCAGGCCGGGGATGATGATAGCCGTATGCGCGCCCTATTCACGTTAATGGAAGCCGGTCAGGTTGGTACCGGGGAAACTCTGCGGGTGTGGAACAAAGGCGAATGGCAAGAAGTGCAATTGCGACAAATTGAGATTTCAGACGAACCGGATAAGGTTTATGCGCCCAAGGTGGCTGAGTTGCTGAATCGAGCCTTGCAATTACTCCAAAAAAATAAGGAAACACAGGCCGAAAAACTCTTTCAACAGGTACTGGAGCTGGAACCTCGGGCCAAAGAAGCCTACAATAACCTGGCCGTTATCTATGGCCGGCGAGAAGAGCACGAGCGGGCCAAACAAATGTATCGTGCAGCGATTGATATTGACCCCACCTATGTTTTTCCTCGGGTCAATTTGACGCTTTATTTATTGGATGAAGATGATGTTGAAGGCGCGGAGGCAATGTTAGCCCCATTGGCCGATGCGACCCGTTTTCAACCGCAGGAAATGGCGGTTTATAACTATGGTCAAGCGCGAATATCGGTGCAAAAGGAAGAGTATGATCTGGCCCGCACAAGTCTTGAAATGGCTCTGGAAACCTGGCCTGATTATGAAGCGGCGCAGTCGCTGTTGGAGCATGTGGAGTGGACCTCGAGGCTTAAAGTCAATTTCGGATCTTTTCTGGAGCAGTGGCATGAACGTGAACGGGTTCAACGAAAAAAAATTCAGGGCAAACTTACTACACCTGACCCAACATTAGCCAAGGCTCTGCCGCTTTACAGCAAAGATGTGCTTACCGGAATGGGGCGAGTGGTTATTCGTGGCGGCGGGTGGTCGGCCTTGCGCAAGGCAGAATTGGTGGAACAAATTATTGAAGAACTGGTCAATGAGGATAATCTGAGCCGGGTTGTGGCCGGATTAACAGACGATGAACGCAAGGCGCTGCGTCAGGTTTTGGAGAGCGGGAGTACAATGGCCTGGTCTCAGTTTGACGACCAGTTTGGCAATGATCTGGAGGAATCACCACATTGGCAATATCACGAACCGGAAACAGTGATGGGGCGCCTCCGTTTGCGCGGTTTATTGGTTGAAGCCACGGTCGAGAACGAGGTCCTCATCATTGTGCCGCTTGATCTACGACCGGGCCTGTTAAAGATTTTATAGGATTATCAATGAGTTTAATCGAGCGTCCTTTGTGACACAAAGCCTCAACCGAGGTAGTATGCCCGGTTATTATGTGAAGCTACTGGATTGATATGCCGGTAGCCCAGTCCAACATGGTTCCAGAATTGGAATATGCCGGGAACTGTGTTAAGATTAGGCCCAAATGTTTTTTGTCAAGCTGTTGCGCCAAAAGTATCCTTGAATGACTTACATCCAAGAAAAGCAAGTAGCTATTGAAGCCGTAACCAGGGCGGCCAGGTTATGCCAAATGGTTCGGGCAGAGATGGTGGTTGATGCGCTGGAAAAAGATGACCGCAGTCCGGTAACCGTCGCTGATTTTGGCTCGCAGGCTTTGATTTGTTATTGTTTGCAAGCCGCGTTTCCCCAAGAGTTGAACCTTTGGTGTAAAGAGGTAAAGGATGACCAAAATTCTTTTGCTCCACGGCCCTAATTTGAATTTATTGGGCGCCCGCGAGCCGGAGGTATATGGTTCCACTACGCTGGCCGACATCAACCGGGCGGTGACAACCGCGGGGGCTGAACGAGAGGTAGAAGTGCGCCCGTTTCAGGCCAACAGTGAGGGCGCATTAATTGATGCTTTGCACGAAGCCCGTGATTGGGCGGATGGCGTGGTCTTTAACCCCGGGGCGTATACCCATACCTCGGTGGCCTTGCGGGACGCCATTGCCGGAACAGGGTTGGCGGTGGTGGAAGTTCACTTGAGTAATGTTCATGCCCGCGAAGAGCTCAGGCATAAAAGTTTGCTGGCCCCGGTTTGCGTGGGGCAGATCAGCGGGTTTGGTTGGCGCAGTTATTTATTGGGTTTGGAAGCGCTACTGGGTTATTTGAGTGATAGGTGAATAACATAGAAATGGGTTGTCTCCCTGGCGGACAAACAATTAGTCTCTCTGCCAACACTCAAGGGGAAGACCATCAAAAAATAACGGATGACCAAAGTAAAAATCTGCGGCCTTACCAATTTAGAGGATGCCCTGGTGGCTGTGCAAGCCGGGGCGGATTTGTTGGGCTTTATTTTTTACGAACCCAGCCCGCGTTACGTTGCACCGGAAGTGGTCAAGGATATTGTGTCGGGGGTCAGGAGATACGTATCAAGTAACTCACGCCAT from Anaerolineae bacterium includes the following:
- a CDS encoding DUF2283 domain-containing protein — translated: MRVIYDTHTDTLTIILRDEPIADSDEQTAGVIFDYDAVGNVVAMELLDASQRIAQPNQMIYELVGGQLAPA
- a CDS encoding DUF4258 domain-containing protein — protein: MTCPPLDNYILTDHALTEIKQRGLSGGDVEQVLKVPGQSEFVRPGRCVYQNKVTTDQAKVYLLRVFVDVDRDPPEVVTAYRTSKVEKCWR
- a CDS encoding tetratricopeptide repeat protein, with the protein product MAKRKRKKQRISPFRGGWLWQNQPTAKLETAFAQADTLINTGRAQEAIALLEPYLSSHSKVAELHYYIGYARVKAGDVWGGLDGYERAFDLSDDPGYWLPLSSLYLQVEMNAHALHAFRQVLKHQLDTPEKENLPHIIASLEQDIAAVARQLDISVEQVEQGLRYLEDGQQYLNSGDYQGCIAANQKSIKKLKNWPPPHNNLSLALFFDGQPQEALAVTQRVLASHPDNLQALSNVIRFLAWTGQEDETQDLWERLRLVEPQGDTEILKKAEAAAIMAQDETVYTLLKPLEKSGTRLGEMPETSERIQFFLAIAEANTQRDSSAKRRMKKLKKNSPWIKEMLSALQAGWPGPGFARRFPYFHSLEIMPKAGLEEFIALSQREEKMSPSKFRSQMDDFATRFPQIVLMAEKFIWEEDQPDGGISMLATIGTPAAYAALRRYGLSQAGDDDSRMRALFTLMEAGQVGTGETLRVWNKGEWQEVQLRQIEISDEPDKVYAPKVAELLNRALQLLQKNKETQAEKLFQQVLELEPRAKEAYNNLAVIYGRREEHERAKQMYRAAIDIDPTYVFPRVNLTLYLLDEDDVEGAEAMLAPLADATRFQPQEMAVYNYGQARISVQKEEYDLARTSLEMALETWPDYEAAQSLLEHVEWTSRLKVNFGSFLEQWHERERVQRKKIQGKLTTPDPTLAKALPLYSKDVLTGMGRVVIRGGGWSALRKAELVEQIIEELVNEDNLSRVVAGLTDDERKALRQVLESGSTMAWSQFDDQFGNDLEESPHWQYHEPETVMGRLRLRGLLVEATVENEVLIIVPLDLRPGLLKIL
- the aroQ gene encoding type II 3-dehydroquinate dehydratase — encoded protein: MTKILLLHGPNLNLLGAREPEVYGSTTLADINRAVTTAGAEREVEVRPFQANSEGALIDALHEARDWADGVVFNPGAYTHTSVALRDAIAGTGLAVVEVHLSNVHAREELRHKSLLAPVCVGQISGFGWRSYLLGLEALLGYLSDR
- a CDS encoding antitoxin, with the protein product MNLHNFYAELEKLFDLIARHVDQNLPNSENWHRDLLQQVAEDLPSLRPAVISQESANIVDEFRRFRYLVRNVYTTELVPEKMAGLMEFLPELWPGLSAELLAFADYLDALNVSLPD